A genomic window from Rhizobium sp. 007 includes:
- a CDS encoding BolA family transcriptional regulator — protein sequence MAMKPGDIEDMIRAGIPGAKVTIRDLAGDGDHYAAEVVAEAFRGKSRVQQHQMVYEALKGNMGGILHALALQTSAPE from the coding sequence ATGGCCATGAAACCCGGCGATATCGAAGACATGATCAGGGCCGGGATACCCGGTGCCAAGGTGACGATCCGCGACCTTGCGGGCGACGGTGATCATTACGCCGCCGAAGTCGTGGCCGAAGCCTTCCGGGGCAAGAGCCGCGTCCAGCAGCACCAGATGGTGTATGAGGCCCTCAAAGGAAACATGGGCGGCATCCTGCACGCACTGGCGCTGCAGACATCGGCCCCGGAATGA